A region from the Ptychodera flava strain L36383 chromosome 10, AS_Pfla_20210202, whole genome shotgun sequence genome encodes:
- the LOC139141674 gene encoding neuropeptide S receptor-like, whose amino-acid sequence MTMCRTYVFTWFLSLTVSCVSLGLLSVTRAMGVSGKFSSGAMKLIIVGSISVSFVAGSVYAVARAVMAPQRFCLIDEMPADIVHVVNKIGFALIFDTLLMVSVSYGYVFCLKYKQRKTAKFLVQNSSNINKRDVATIRICFVLVVAYIVAYLPIGIFAFLHGINAIPRNLYYSRLVYSISYCGSMVNPIIYCLMSSKFRQHVLGCVPEKKAVVKASSLGSGTSSTPNRPTVDQKVHETSIVQTISSAIDNGNLVPNNGTAEMTEVFGVDNLAIEID is encoded by the coding sequence ATGACGATGTGTAGAACGTACGTCTTCACCTGGTTCCTCTCCCTGACGGTGTCTTGCGTGAGTTTAGGATTGCTCAGCGTGACCCGCGCGATGGGCGTCAGCGGCAAGTTCTCCTCTGGTGCGATGAAGCTGATCATCGTGGGCTCCATCTCTGTAAGTTTTGTCGCCGGCAGTGTTTACGCCGTGGCCAGAGCTGTCATGGCCCCGCAACGATTTTGCCTCATCGATGAAATGCCTGCCGACATCGTACACGTCGTCAATAAGATCGGCTTTGCTCTGATTTTTGACACCTTGCTGATGGTAAGCGTGTCTTACGGCTACGTGTTCTGTTTGAAGTACAAGCAAAGAAAGACGGCCAAGTTCCTGGTGCAAAACTCTTCCAATATCAATAAACGTGACGTGGCAACGATCCGCATCTGCTTCGTGTTGGTTGTTGCCTACATCGTCGCGTATTTGCCCATCGGTATTTTCGCTTTCCTGCACGGCATAAATGCCATACCCCGCAATCTGTACTATTCCCGTCTGGTGTACTCGATCTCCTACTGCGGCAGTATGGTTAATCCAATCATATACTGCCTCATGTCCAGCAAGTTCCGACAACACGTTCTCGGTTGCGTACCGGAGAAGAAAGCAGTCGTTAAGGCGAGCAGTTTGGGTTCGGGGACGAGTTCAACGCCAAACCGCCCGACTGTCGACCAAAAAGTCCACGAGACTTCTATCGTGCAAACCATCTCCTCTGCGATCGACAATGGTAATCTCGTTCCAAATAATGGGACTGCTGAAATGACAGAAGTATTTGGAGTCGACAATTTGGCGATAGAAATCGACTGA